In Kiritimatiellia bacterium, a single genomic region encodes these proteins:
- a CDS encoding OsmC family protein has product MPNVKKVTVTAHQTESMRMDLQARHHRMIIDQPATGGGQDAGPTPLEYFVAALAGCMGAIGRIVARQQKLNIRWMDFVVEGDIDVDGLLGRPTPNRVGFQGFTVKARIDGDLSMDQKQAFLRAVEQRCPVSENIANATPIRFEVVEDLGGIKGPAV; this is encoded by the coding sequence ATGCCCAACGTGAAAAAAGTCACCGTCACCGCGCACCAGACCGAAAGCATGCGGATGGACCTACAGGCCCGGCACCACCGGATGATTATCGACCAGCCCGCGACCGGCGGGGGGCAGGATGCCGGCCCCACGCCGCTGGAATATTTTGTCGCCGCGCTGGCGGGATGCATGGGCGCCATCGGGCGGATCGTTGCGCGCCAGCAGAAGCTGAATATCCGCTGGATGGATTTCGTGGTCGAGGGCGACATCGACGTCGACGGGCTGCTGGGCCGGCCGACGCCGAACCGGGTGGGCTTCCAGGGATTCACGGTCAAGGCCCGGATCGACGGGGATCTTTCGATGGACCAGAAGCAGGCGTTCCTCCGTGCGGTGGAGCAGCGCTGCCCGGTGTCGGAGAATATCGCGAACGCGACGCCGATCCGCTTCGAGGTGGTCGAAGACCTGGGCGGGATCAAGGGCCCCGCAGTTTGA
- a CDS encoding site-specific DNA-methyltransferase codes for MKTGQTRYRPGHVRDAILRVLSLTSRPLSVKEIERRVSQVIGPAPASSVRSYLRLNTPQHFIRESRGLYAIQVGRIQGEDTEAQKWREPVCLGRATVVHADCFDWLEQQEENRFHAVVTDPPYGLHEYTPEQQAKLRSGRGGVWRIPPSFDGHVRSPLPRFTTLTPEQLAELRAFFFFWARLLLPRLVPGAHVVVASNPLLSYIVSGALADAGLERRGEIIRLTMTMRGGDRPKAAHHEFPDVSVMPRSMWEPWVVYRKPIVGRVQDNLRRWGTGGFRRPCHDRPFGDVIASAPTRRAERHLAPHPSLKPQAFLRQLVRAVLPMGHGIVLDPFAGAGSTLAAAEAVGYESVGVEKDPHYFAMARDAIPRLARFQPPADHSTR; via the coding sequence ATGAAAACGGGCCAAACCCGATATCGTCCCGGGCATGTGCGGGACGCCATTCTTCGAGTGTTGTCTCTAACCTCGCGTCCGCTCTCGGTCAAGGAGATAGAGCGACGGGTCTCCCAGGTCATCGGACCGGCACCCGCTTCCTCCGTGCGTTCCTATCTGCGCCTGAACACACCGCAGCATTTCATCCGCGAAAGCCGCGGCCTGTACGCCATCCAGGTCGGTAGAATTCAGGGAGAGGACACCGAGGCGCAGAAATGGCGGGAACCCGTCTGCCTGGGACGAGCCACGGTGGTTCACGCGGATTGTTTCGACTGGCTGGAGCAACAGGAGGAGAACCGGTTCCATGCGGTGGTCACCGATCCTCCTTATGGGCTCCATGAGTATACACCTGAACAGCAGGCGAAACTGCGCAGCGGGAGAGGCGGTGTCTGGCGAATACCGCCGTCGTTCGACGGCCATGTTCGTTCTCCCCTTCCGCGCTTTACGACGCTGACACCCGAACAACTGGCCGAGTTGCGGGCCTTTTTCTTTTTCTGGGCACGGCTTCTTTTGCCCCGGCTCGTTCCGGGCGCCCATGTTGTGGTGGCGTCGAATCCCCTGCTTTCATACATCGTGTCGGGCGCCCTGGCGGACGCCGGCTTGGAACGCCGCGGCGAAATCATTCGTCTGACCATGACCATGCGCGGGGGGGATCGGCCCAAAGCGGCTCATCACGAGTTTCCGGATGTCAGCGTGATGCCTCGTTCCATGTGGGAACCCTGGGTGGTCTATCGCAAGCCCATCGTGGGAAGAGTTCAAGATAACTTACGGCGCTGGGGGACGGGCGGATTCCGACGGCCCTGTCACGACCGTCCTTTTGGCGACGTCATCGCCTCGGCTCCCACTCGCCGAGCAGAGCGACACTTGGCTCCGCATCCCAGCCTGAAACCACAGGCCTTTCTTCGCCAATTGGTGCGCGCCGTGCTACCCATGGGCCACGGAATCGTATTGGATCCTTTTGCGGGCGCGGGCTCAACCCTCGCGGCGGCGGAAGCGGTTGGATATGAAAGCGTGGGGGTTGAAAAGGACCCTCATTACTTTGCGATGGCGCGCGACGCGATACCCAGACTGGCGCGGTTCCAACCTCCCGCGGATCATTCGACCCGGTAG
- a CDS encoding ABC transporter permease, protein MGRYLARRLLQMIPTVLGVLLITFVLFNVVGGSPASMVLGEHVSPATLEDFDEQRGFNKPLLFGRWTTTRAWPEPEESAPRTLGPGEHILPLAFGLRPDTGYRLVVEARAAGDFPNIGKTTVQFFQCLEKTGAFFPIIGKNGAEFSNVWKKTEFFFQSLENTSTTDLRLAVQGAPLEIRSIQLRRRMAGPWDSQFFYFLKKIAQLDFGTSSSLNQPVTRLLAEGIGPTLALTIPIFTLELALAVSLALVCAFWRDRWPDRLAVVVAVGLMSVNYLVWIVAGQYLLGHRLGWFPVWGFESWRYLLLPVFIGVVSGLGSSLRFYRTVMLDEMGKGYVRTAFAKGVSRRGVLFRHVLRNALIPVITNVALTIPYLYTGSLLLESFFGIPGLGYLGVNAVNSADVDVVRAIVLIGSVLYVLVNLLTDVAYAWVDPRVRLQ, encoded by the coding sequence ATGGGGCGCTATCTCGCCAGGCGGCTGCTGCAGATGATCCCGACCGTGCTCGGGGTGCTGTTGATCACCTTTGTTCTCTTCAACGTCGTCGGCGGCAGCCCGGCCTCGATGGTGCTCGGCGAGCACGTCTCGCCGGCGACGCTGGAGGACTTCGACGAGCAGCGCGGGTTCAACAAGCCGCTCCTCTTCGGCCGGTGGACGACAACCCGCGCATGGCCGGAGCCGGAGGAATCCGCCCCTCGCACGCTCGGGCCCGGCGAGCATATCCTGCCGCTGGCCTTTGGGCTGCGGCCGGACACGGGGTACCGCTTGGTTGTCGAGGCGCGCGCGGCAGGGGATTTTCCAAACATTGGAAAAACCACCGTCCAATTTTTCCAATGTTTGGAAAAAACGGGCGCTTTTTTTCCAATCATTGGAAAAAACGGCGCCGAATTTTCCAATGTTTGGAAAAAAACGGAATTTTTTTTCCAATCATTGGAAAACACCTCCACCACCGACCTGCGCCTCGCCGTCCAGGGCGCCCCGCTGGAGATCCGGTCGATCCAACTCCGGCGGCGGATGGCCGGCCCGTGGGATTCGCAGTTCTTCTATTTCCTTAAAAAGATCGCGCAGCTGGATTTTGGGACGTCGAGCAGCCTGAACCAGCCGGTGACGAGGCTGCTGGCGGAGGGGATCGGGCCGACGCTGGCGCTGACGATCCCGATTTTCACGCTGGAACTCGCGCTGGCCGTCAGCCTGGCCCTGGTCTGCGCGTTCTGGCGCGACCGGTGGCCGGACCGGCTCGCCGTGGTCGTCGCGGTCGGCCTGATGAGCGTGAATTACCTCGTGTGGATCGTCGCGGGGCAATACCTGCTGGGCCACCGGCTCGGATGGTTTCCGGTCTGGGGCTTCGAGTCGTGGCGCTACCTGCTGCTGCCGGTTTTCATCGGCGTGGTCAGCGGGCTGGGCAGCAGCCTGCGGTTCTACCGGACGGTCATGCTCGACGAGATGGGGAAGGGGTACGTCCGCACGGCGTTTGCGAAGGGCGTGTCGCGGCGCGGCGTGCTGTTCCGCCACGTCCTGCGCAACGCCCTGATCCCGGTGATCACGAACGTCGCCCTGACGATCCCGTACCTCTATACGGGCAGCCTGCTGCTGGAGAGCTTCTTCGGCATCCCCGGGCTGGGCTACCTGGGCGTCAACGCGGTGAACTCGGCCGACGTGGACGTCGTGCGCGCGATCGTGCTGATCGGGTCTGTTTTGTACGTGCTCGTGAACCTGCTGACCGACGTCGCGTATGCGTGGGTGGATCCGAGGGTGAGGCTGCAATGA